The proteins below are encoded in one region of Solenopsis invicta isolate M01_SB chromosome 8, UNIL_Sinv_3.0, whole genome shotgun sequence:
- the LOC105204128 gene encoding uncharacterized protein LOC105204128 isoform X1 translates to MACCVDGCNSRRDKKGLERKSFFTPHTNEKFLSWYEIMSARNKKINKNSRFCELHFKSEDIIKEDAFVQTDGTIIYVPRQRPKLKEGAVPSIFSEERVPYFNHIEHEKHEGRLTFLHDEKISNECNTSVLHSVKKPDPIKFSAEDINIAKAIEVPTSHWFVNIDDEHMMWTCWANDFSHILRRISVTTNLEVKAFIGEKEVSFNKKIHNIQEVKQILNKVQTMFPCANINNENRVTNCQGFVIINRYRGQKMRCSACTKGWKILLRQSRNIIPNQKVKEYHNQKKISFNNTYIYIYIYICHQVIKLFKL, encoded by the exons atggCTTGTTGCGTGGATGGCTGCAACTCCAGACGAGATAAAAAAGgattagaaagaaaaagtttttttacaccTCACACA aaTGAAAAGTTTCTTTCTTGGTACGAGATAATGTCtgctagaaataaaaaaattaataagaatagcagattttgcGAATTGCATTTCAAATCAGAAGACATTATTAAAGAGGATGCATTTGTGCAAACAGATGGTACAATCATTTATGTACCAAGACAAAGAccaaaattaaaagaaggagCAGTTCCTTCAATTTTTTCAGAAGAACGGGTACCATATTTTAATCACATAGAACATGAAAAGCATGAAGGAAGATTAACCTTCCTTCATGATGAAAAGATTTCAAATGAATGTAACACCTCAGTTTTACATTCAGTCAAAAAACCAGATCCTATTAAATTTTCTGCTGaagatataaatattgcaaaagcTATCGAGGTCCCAACAAGCCATTGGTTTGTAAATATTGATGATGAGCATATGATGTGGACATGTTGGGCTAACGATTTTTCACACATTTTAAGACGTATTAGTGTTACCACAAATTTGGAAGTAaag gcATTTATTGGAGAAAAAGAAGtttcttttaacaaaaagattCACAATATACAAgaagttaaacaaattttaaataaagtacaaacTATGTTTCCTtgtgcaaatattaataatgaaaacag AGTTACAAATTGTCAAGGATTTGTAATTATAAACCGCTACAGAGGACAGAAAATGAGATGTTCAGCCTGCACAAAAGGATGGAAGATACTGTTAAGACAATCGCGTAATATAATACCAaatcaaaaagtaaaagaatatcataatcagaaaaaaatatcatttaataatacatatatatatatatatatatatatatgtcatcAGGTTATCAAGttgtttaaactttaa
- the LOC105204128 gene encoding uncharacterized protein LOC105204128 isoform X2 — MSARNKKINKNSRFCELHFKSEDIIKEDAFVQTDGTIIYVPRQRPKLKEGAVPSIFSEERVPYFNHIEHEKHEGRLTFLHDEKISNECNTSVLHSVKKPDPIKFSAEDINIAKAIEVPTSHWFVNIDDEHMMWTCWANDFSHILRRISVTTNLEVKAFIGEKEVSFNKKIHNIQEVKQILNKVQTMFPCANINNENRVTNCQGFVIINRYRGQKMRCSACTKGWKILLRQSRNIIPNQKVKEYHNQKKISFNNTYIYIYIYICHQVIKLFKL; from the exons ATGTCtgctagaaataaaaaaattaataagaatagcagattttgcGAATTGCATTTCAAATCAGAAGACATTATTAAAGAGGATGCATTTGTGCAAACAGATGGTACAATCATTTATGTACCAAGACAAAGAccaaaattaaaagaaggagCAGTTCCTTCAATTTTTTCAGAAGAACGGGTACCATATTTTAATCACATAGAACATGAAAAGCATGAAGGAAGATTAACCTTCCTTCATGATGAAAAGATTTCAAATGAATGTAACACCTCAGTTTTACATTCAGTCAAAAAACCAGATCCTATTAAATTTTCTGCTGaagatataaatattgcaaaagcTATCGAGGTCCCAACAAGCCATTGGTTTGTAAATATTGATGATGAGCATATGATGTGGACATGTTGGGCTAACGATTTTTCACACATTTTAAGACGTATTAGTGTTACCACAAATTTGGAAGTAaag gcATTTATTGGAGAAAAAGAAGtttcttttaacaaaaagattCACAATATACAAgaagttaaacaaattttaaataaagtacaaacTATGTTTCCTtgtgcaaatattaataatgaaaacag AGTTACAAATTGTCAAGGATTTGTAATTATAAACCGCTACAGAGGACAGAAAATGAGATGTTCAGCCTGCACAAAAGGATGGAAGATACTGTTAAGACAATCGCGTAATATAATACCAaatcaaaaagtaaaagaatatcataatcagaaaaaaatatcatttaataatacatatatatatatatatatatatatatgtcatcAGGTTATCAAGttgtttaaactttaa
- the LOC105204128 gene encoding uncharacterized protein LOC105204128 isoform X4, translating to MACCVDGCNSRRDKKGLERKSFFTPHTNEKFLSWYEIMSARNKKINKNSRFCELHFKSEDIIKEDAFVQTDGTIIYVPRQRPKLKEGAVPSIFSEERVPYFNHIEHEKHEGRLTFLHDEKISNECNTSVLHSVKKPDPIKFSAEDINIAKAIEVPTSHWFVNIDDEHMMWTCWANDFSHILRRISVTTNLEVKSYKLSRICNYKPLQRTENEMFSLHKRMEDTVKTIA from the exons atggCTTGTTGCGTGGATGGCTGCAACTCCAGACGAGATAAAAAAGgattagaaagaaaaagtttttttacaccTCACACA aaTGAAAAGTTTCTTTCTTGGTACGAGATAATGTCtgctagaaataaaaaaattaataagaatagcagattttgcGAATTGCATTTCAAATCAGAAGACATTATTAAAGAGGATGCATTTGTGCAAACAGATGGTACAATCATTTATGTACCAAGACAAAGAccaaaattaaaagaaggagCAGTTCCTTCAATTTTTTCAGAAGAACGGGTACCATATTTTAATCACATAGAACATGAAAAGCATGAAGGAAGATTAACCTTCCTTCATGATGAAAAGATTTCAAATGAATGTAACACCTCAGTTTTACATTCAGTCAAAAAACCAGATCCTATTAAATTTTCTGCTGaagatataaatattgcaaaagcTATCGAGGTCCCAACAAGCCATTGGTTTGTAAATATTGATGATGAGCATATGATGTGGACATGTTGGGCTAACGATTTTTCACACATTTTAAGACGTATTAGTGTTACCACAAATTTGGAAGTAaag AGTTACAAATTGTCAAGGATTTGTAATTATAAACCGCTACAGAGGACAGAAAATGAGATGTTCAGCCTGCACAAAAGGATGGAAGATACTGTTAAGACAATCGCGTAA
- the LOC105204128 gene encoding uncharacterized protein LOC105204128 isoform X3, whose amino-acid sequence MACCVDGCNSRRDKKGLERKSFFTPHTNEKFLSWYEIMSARNKKINKNSRFCELHFKSEDIIKEDAFVQTDGTIIYVPRQRPKLKEGAVPSIFSEERVPYFNHIEHEKHEGRLTFLHDEKISNECNTSVLHSVKKPDPIKFSAEDINIAKAIEVPTSHWFVNIDDEHMMWTCWANDFSHILRRISVTTNLEVKAFIGEKEVSFNKKIHNIQEVKQILNKVQTMFPCANINNENRFELQIVKDL is encoded by the exons atggCTTGTTGCGTGGATGGCTGCAACTCCAGACGAGATAAAAAAGgattagaaagaaaaagtttttttacaccTCACACA aaTGAAAAGTTTCTTTCTTGGTACGAGATAATGTCtgctagaaataaaaaaattaataagaatagcagattttgcGAATTGCATTTCAAATCAGAAGACATTATTAAAGAGGATGCATTTGTGCAAACAGATGGTACAATCATTTATGTACCAAGACAAAGAccaaaattaaaagaaggagCAGTTCCTTCAATTTTTTCAGAAGAACGGGTACCATATTTTAATCACATAGAACATGAAAAGCATGAAGGAAGATTAACCTTCCTTCATGATGAAAAGATTTCAAATGAATGTAACACCTCAGTTTTACATTCAGTCAAAAAACCAGATCCTATTAAATTTTCTGCTGaagatataaatattgcaaaagcTATCGAGGTCCCAACAAGCCATTGGTTTGTAAATATTGATGATGAGCATATGATGTGGACATGTTGGGCTAACGATTTTTCACACATTTTAAGACGTATTAGTGTTACCACAAATTTGGAAGTAaag gcATTTATTGGAGAAAAAGAAGtttcttttaacaaaaagattCACAATATACAAgaagttaaacaaattttaaataaagtacaaacTATGTTTCCTtgtgcaaatattaataatgaaaacaggtttg AGTTACAAATTGTCAAGGATTTGTAA